One part of the Cottoperca gobio chromosome 14, fCotGob3.1, whole genome shotgun sequence genome encodes these proteins:
- the atf5a gene encoding uncharacterized protein atf5a: MMATSAPVWKTLRVCPADPLALSHPQANHSQSQGCRGEVSEESQHLIGDGLTDWMTEEVDFSSYLPNPPSPPSSTNASLPPSPLQNDIQVPSDLEVMTSLLQEELAQLEDYFLSEPLPEKGPRLGKCDRGPLPAGPQQFSQLPYASYSTSNQSESSPLLVTLATGELDLLSICGGPIGRSKIPRHAPYSCSRPTGCVRKRVPDGARFNEGYDNSLLSSKGNNSGNSAVTLTGNYDCVEDEQLVGKSYCLGSAVEVRRCAVLPKDDKNCCFSQDVIGGGKVVGFGCGGSLDVPHKKEDLLMYSMREVSGGTANNEVLNSIKNSVEVTKATCSWKTESSEGCYLPATPQSEAFHSYLGNITEQVKSESLQIAQHDLHCNFLENQGPECLLMARESLNLESSGHRQACRLKEDHCALTYDEDDLIPGEGGERKQKKRDQNKTAAHRYRQRKRAELDSLEGQLHCLEGRNRELRDKAESVEREIQYVKDLLIEVYKARSQRLKQDTTA, translated from the exons ATGATGGCAACATCAGCTCCTGTTTGGAAGACTCTTCGTGTCTGCCCGGCAGaccccctcgctctctctcacccaCAGGCTAACCACAGCCAATCACAGGGGTGCAGGGGGGAGGTGTCAGAGGAGAGTCAGCACTTAATTG GTGATGGTCTGACTGACTGGATGACGGAAGAAGTGGATTTCTCCTCGTACCTCCCAAaccctccttcccctccctcctccaccaaTGCCTCCCTTCCCCCTTCACCCCTTCAGAATGATATTCAGGTGCCCTCTGACTTGGAGGTCATGACCTCTCTGCTGCAAGAGGAACTTGCCCAACTAGAGGACTACTTCCTGTCTGAACCACTGCCAGAGAAAGGACCGAGGCTGGGAAAATGCGACAGGGGTCCACTGCCGGCGGGTCCTCAGCAGTTCAGTCAGCTGCCATATGCATCATACTCGACATCCAACCAATCGGAATCCAGCCCACTCCTTGTTACCCTGGCAACCGGTGAACTGGACCTGCTGAGCATCTGTGGCGGGCCCATTGGGCGATCCAAAATTCCAAGACACGCCCCGTACAGCTGCAGTCGCCCCACTGGGTGTGTTAGGAAAAGAGTTCCTGATGGTGCGAGGTTCAATGAGGGCTACGATAACAGTTTGTTGAGTTCCAAAGGAAACAACTCAGGTAACTCAGCCGTAACCCTCACAGGTAACTACGACTGTGTAGAGGACGAGCAGCTGGTAGGGAAAAGCTACTGTCTGGGTAGTGCAGTCGAGGTCAGAAGATGTGCCGTTCTACCAAAAGACGACAAAAATTGCTGTTTCAGCCAAGATGTCATAGGTGGCGGAAAAGTAGTTGGATTTGGCTGTGGTGGATCGCTTGATGTCCCGCACAAGAAAGAGGATCTGCTGATGTATAGCATGAGGGAAGTCAGCGGAGGCACTGCTAACAACGAGGTGCTGAATAGTATCAAGAATAGTGTGGAGGTGACAAAAGCCACATGCTCTTGGAAAACAGAGAGCAGCGAAGGTTGTTATCTTCCAGCAACACCGCAGTCTGAGGCCTTTCATAGCTACTTAGGCAACATCACCGAACAGGTGAAATCAGAGAGTCTACAGATAGCGCAACATGATTTACACTGTAATTTCCTGGAGAATCAGGGCCCAGAGTGTCTTTTAATGGCTAGGGAGAGTTTGAACTTGGAGTCTTCAGGGCACCGACAAGCATGCAGACTGAAGGAAGACCACTGTGCTTTAACATACGACGAAGACGACCTCATTCCAGGTGAAGGCGGCGAGCgcaaacagaagaagagagatcaGAACAAAACTGCCGCTCACAG ATATCGCCAGCGAAAAAGGGCGGAGCTAGATTCTTTGGAGGGACAGTTGCATTGCCTTGAAGGCAGGAACCGGGAGCTCCGGGACAAGGCAGAGTCGGTAGAACGTGAAATCCAGTATGTCAAAGATCTGCTGATTGAAGTTTACAAGGCCCGCAGCCAAAGGCTgaagcaggacacaacagcgTAA